The DNA segment AAGATTTTTGCGCAGAACATCGCGCGGAGATCGCAGTAAACATTTGTGTGTTAGCAAGATCGAGCGTGATGTTCTGCGTAAAAAGATAGAGATGGATTTGCAGGTATATTTTATGGAGTTGGTATTATGAAGGAGAAGATACAACGCCTTCTCGGCCGCTGTGCTGAGGTCGAAGAGATCTTGGGAGACCCCGAGGTCTTCAGCGACAATAAACGTTACAAAGCCCTTACTCAAGAACACTCCTATCTTTCCGATATAAAAGACCTGTGGGAACAGATAGAAAGTGAGACGAAAGGCCTCGCCGACAACAAAGAACTTGCCAAAAGCGAAGAAGACGAAGAATTCCTCGATATCATCAACGAAGATATCACTACACTAGAATCTTCTCTAGGAATTCTTAACCATAAGCTCGAAACCCTGCTCGTCCCACCAGACCCCCACGACAATAACAACACCATCTTAGAATTTCGCGCCGGAACCGGCGGCGATGAAGCAGCGATATTCGTTGGAGACTGCGTGCGGATGTATATGCTATACGCCGACAAACAGAAATGGAAATACGAGCAGCTGTCATGCTCTCCGTCAGAAGCCGGCGGATATAAAGAATATGTCATGGTATTTTCAGGGAAAGGCGTCCACAGGAAACTTCAATACGAAGGAGGCACACACCGCGTGCAGCGCGTCCCAGAAACAGAGACACAAGGACGCGTCCATACTTCTGCGATAACGGTAGCTATAATGCTAGAACCCGACGAAGAAGATGATATCGTCATCGACGAGAAAGACCTGCGTATCGACACCATGAGAGCTTCAGGCGCCGGCGGCCAACACGTCAACACCACAGACTCCGCAGTAAGGATAACACATATCCCTACAGGCATCGTTTCCGGATGCAAAGAAGAGAAAAGCCAGCATAAAAATAAAGATAAGGCTATGCGCCTACTAAAAGCTAAACTCCTCGATGCCGAAAGAGAGAAGCAACACAAGGAACGCTCTAACGCACGCTCACAACAGATAGGCTCCGGCGACAGGTCAGAAAGAATCCGTACCTACAATTTCTCGCAAAATCGTATCACCGACCATAGAATAAACCTCACGAAATATAACCTCGAAAATGTTATGAATGGCGATCTCGACGATTTCGTCGACGCCCTCGTCAGCCACTTCCACCAGAAAAGACTGCAGAGTGAAGAATGAAGACGGTACAACAGGTCCTCGACCTCACAATATCATACCTCGAAGATAATAATATCAACCACCCACGACGCCACGCAGAAGAAATTCTCGCAGCAGCACTCGATATGAAACGCCTCGACATATATATGAACTTCGATAGACCACTGTCCGATGAAGAGCTGAAACATTGCCGTGCAACGCTGACACGATGCGGCAAAGGCGAACCCATCGACCATATACGAGGATCAGTGGAATTCTACGGAACGACAATCGCCGTAAATAGCGACGTCCTTATCCCAAGACCAGAGACGGAACTCCTCGTCGACGCCATAGCAAAAATCATAGAAAATGAAGACCTCGAAGGTAAAACACTAATCGATATGTGCTGCGGATCAGGATGTATAGGGATAGCGCTGAAGAAAAAGTTTCCAAAACTCGACGTCATACTCTCCGACAAAGAGCCAAAAGCCTTAGAAATGGCAAAGAAAAATGCCGCAAATAATGACGTAGCAGTCGCACTATGCGAAGGCGATCTTACTGAAGCCTTAGGCGATATAAAAGCCGATTATCTCGTATGTAACCCGCCATACGTCACAGAAGAAGAATATAACAACCTCGACAGAGGAGTCCGCGATTACGAGCCAAAATCCGCTCTGGTAGCAGGACGCACAGGGCTGGAATATTACGAACGCCTAGAACAAGAACTTCCAAATATCTTAAAACCCAAAGCACTGATATGGCTGGAAATCGGCGCCGGACAAGGAAAACACCTCGAAAATATCTTCGGGAGCACTAAATGGCATGGCGCAATTTCTTCAAAAGACCTCTCCGGTAACGATAGATTCTTCACAGCACAAAAAGCGTAGTTATACCAATTAATTCTTTTCTTTTTATATCGTTTAGATATAAGATATTAGTTTTTAATCAATCTAAAAGGTTTTATTTATGGGCCCTATACTACCTGCAGTAAATGAAGAATTAATAAAATATTTCACAGACCACTTTGATTGGGGCCTTGTTAGGCAAAGGATCACCAAAGATTATATTACTTCATTAAGAGAAAATTTTTTTTCCGACAGAATATCCGACTGCTTGGAAGCTATAGAAGAGCTTGATGGATTTGTGAGATGCCGGGAACTTGACGACGAACTTCGTCAAAAAGCTATTTACGTATTACGTGCAGCTGTTTTTTCCAGCTCTAGCACCGAAATAGTTCGTGTGGGGGCTCTAGCTTTTTATGAGCTTCTTGATACTTTGCGTGAGATTGTGAGCGATGCGGAGCGTGGCGACGGACTTCGTCAAGAAGCTATGTATTCATTAAATTTCTTTGCTTCTAAAGATTCCTTTCTCGAAAACGAAGACCTTCGTGAGAGTGCTCTAACAGTGCTTGGTGGGCTTATCGATGCTTTGTGTGAGATTGTGAGAATAAGTGGGCGTGACAGCTACATTTGCATTATTGCTATTTTGTCATTAGGTTTCATTGTTTCTTCAGACAACATAGTTCATAGAACAAGGGCACTAGAAAAGCTTGATGGCTTTGTGAGGTGTAAGTCTCTTGGCCCCAATCTTCGCAGAAAGGCTAGTAAGGAATTAAATAGTTATATTTCTTCCACTTCTGACAGCGAAGAAGCTCGTGCGCAGGCACTAGCAGTGCTTTGTGGGCTTATCGATACTTTTGGTGAGATTGTGATGGGTGATATTTTGACGGGTGAGGGTGGTGAAGTTTTTTTTCGTCAAGAGGCTATTTTGGGATTAAAACGGGTTGTTCGTTACGGTGAAAAGACTGATAGAACGAGGGCTCTAAAAAAGCTTGTTGGATTCTTGAGATCCAAAGAGCCTTACTCCATCCTTCTCGGCACCGCTTCGAATGCATTATATACCGCCACTCATTCTGACAAATATTTTGTCAGCGAAGAAGCTCGCAGGCAGACTCTTGTGGAGCTTGTTGGACTTGCCGATATTTATTATGCTGAGGCTGAGGTGGATAGTGATCTTAGCGACTTTTTTCATGATAATACTTTTTTGGTATTAAAGTATTTTGCTTCTTCTGACAGCGAGGTCGTCAGCGAAGATGTTAAAAAAATAGCTATAGAAAAGTTAAGAGTTTACAAACAACCCAGAGTTATAACTTTAGAGGAGCTGTATGCAAGATTAAATCCCTGACTAGTCCGCGTTTCCGTGGTAAAATCCTAATCCTATCCTATACGCTCTACGCTCTTACTATACGTTAATTTTTGCCATTCGCTCTTCCTATACGCTATAAAAAGCTCCGAACTCATTAATCACTGATAATTGATATTAATTCTCTTGAAAAAGAAAGCTTTTCATAGTAGAATGTCTTCTTTGTATTTGTAGGATTTGAAAAGGTTCGATGTTTGGAGCTGTAACAGAGAAATTCGGGAGTGTATTTGCTGCAATAGCAGGGAAAAATAAGCTGTCCGAAGATAATATCACCGACGCCGTAAGACAGGTGCGCCTCGCGCTCCTCGAAGCCGACGTCAACTACAGCGTGACGAAGAACTTCATAAAAAGAGTTAAAGAAAAAGCTCTCGGCGATGCCGTTATGAAGTCCGTTAAGCCCGGCGAACAGTTTATAAAAGTCGTCCACGACGAACTCGTCGCACTGATGGGCGGCGAAGAGCCGACGATCGACGTTAAAGGCAAGCCGGCAGTGATGATGGTCTGCGGATTGCAAGGGTCTGGAAAGACGACACAATGTGCGAAAATAGCACATATGCTACAAGGCGACGAGTATAAGAAGAGACCGCTATTAGTAGCATGCGACCTGCAACGGCCCGCCGCTGTAGAACAGCTGAAAACACTAGGGAAACACGTCGGTATCGACGTCTTCGCTATAGAAGGACAGAAGAAACCAGTAAAGGTCGCCAAAGAAGCAGTAGCATACGCCAAGAAAAATGGCCACGACGTCGTTATCGTCGACACCGCAGGAAGGCTGCACGTCGATGAAGAGCTTATGGAAGAACTCGCCGCAATAAAAAAGGCGATAACACCTAACGAGGTGCTGTTCGTCGCTAACGCAGCAACAGGACAAGACGCCGTAACGACAGCAGCAGAGTTCGACGCCCGTGTAGAGATGACCGGAACGATACTCACCATGCTCGACGGGAATACCCGCGGCGGAGCAGCAATATCGATAACAGAGGTGACAAAAAAACCTCTTAAATTCGAAGGCATAGGCGAAAACGTCGAAGACCTGCAGATCTTTAACCCAGAGTCGATGGCCGACCGTATCCTTGGTATGGGCGACACAATAAACCTAGTAAAGAAAGCTCAACAGCACTTTGACGAGAAAGAATCAGGGAAACTCGAGGAGAAACTTCGTAAGGCGACATTCACCTACGAAGATTACCTCAAGCAGATACAGACCGTAAAGAAAATGGGGTCGCTGAAAAGTATTATGAAGATGCTTCCAGGAATGGGAGCGATGAAAGATGTAGATATACCAGAAGATGAGTTCCGAAAAGTCGAAGCGATGATCCTCGCTATGACAAAAGAAGAACGACGCGGGAAGGTAGACCTCGGAATTAGTAGAAGACGACGCGTTGCACGTGGCAGCGGCACGAAAATAGACGACATAAATAGATTGAGAAAGTCGTTTAAAAGAGCGAAACAATTTTTTAAGAATATGCCACATAATATGAAACAATTAGAAAAAAAGATGGGAGGAGCTGTATAATGGCTTTGAAAATCAGAATGCGTAGACAGGGAAGAAGAAATCGTCCGTTTTATCGCATAGTAGTAGCAAACTCGGAATCACCACGCGACGGAAGACACGTCGAGGTGATAGGATGGTATAATCCTATCGAAAAAGAAGATGATAAAATCCTCTCTATCGATGTCGAACGCGTAAAACATTGGCTGGAAGCAGGAGCACAGCCTACAGAGAAGGTAGAACACCTTATCGCTAAAGTAGCACCAGAGGTTATCAAAGAGCGTAAGCAGAAAGCTGTAGCACGCCGCGAGACCCTTAGAGCTAAACGTAAGGCGCGCAAGAGTAAAACAACAGCGTAGAACTCTACGCAGTATTTGTGGGGCGGAACGATGCAGATCGATATCGTATCACTGTTCCCGGAGTACTTCGCCGGGCCCTTCGATGAGAGTATGATAAAACGTGCTCGCAATAATGGTATCCTCGATATTCGACATACCAATATTCGCGATTATGCCGATAATAAACATAACCGCGTCGATGATAGACCCTACGGCGGAGGACCAGGGATGGTCCTTATGGCGAAACCCGTCGTCGAGGCAGTGAGAAGTGTTAAAACACCAGAAAGTACGGTGATATACCTCTCGCCACAAGGGAAGACGCTGACACCAGCGATGGCACGTGAACTCTCCACAAAAGAACACCTCGTGTTTCTGTGTGGACACTACGAAGGTATCGACGAAAGAGCACTCGGCGCCATCGTCGACGAAGAGATAAGCATTGGAGACTACGTCGTAACAAGCGGATGCCCAGCGGCTATCGTCGTTATCGACGCTATGGCACGGTATATCCCGGGATTTCTCGGCGATGAAGATTCTGCAGAAGAAGATTCTTTCGAAAACGGAATCCTCGACTGCCCACATTATACGAGGCCGCCAGAGTTCGAAGGGAATAACGTCCCAGAAGTCCTCCTCAGCGGCAACCATAAAGACATAGAAAAGTGGAGACACGAAGAAGCACTAAAAAAAACAAAAACAGTGCGTCCGGACCTCACAGAAAAGAGATAATATAGGAGAAAATAACAATGAAAAATATATTAATAGAATCTATAGAGAAAGAACAGCTTCGTGATGATATCCCAGAATTTAACGTCGGAGATACCATAAGCGTACATTACCGTATCATAGAAGGCGCTAAAGAACGTAAGCAGATCTTCACAGGTACAGTAATAGCACGTAAAGGTAGAGGGCTTTCGGAGACAGTGTCTATCCACCGTATCGCCTACGGCGAAGGCATGGAGAGATTATTCCTCATCAATAGCCCACGTATCGCGAAAATCGAAGTCACACGTAAAGGTAAAGTGCGTAGAAGTAAACTTTATCACCTACGTGGTTCATACGGTAAAGCATCGAAAGTTAAAGGCCTCATGGAAGGACGTCGCAAGAAAACAACGACGAAAAAAGATGAAGCCGTAGAGGCAGTATCAGTAGAAGAAACTACTGTTGATGCCAAAGAATAATAAGCGTTACGACGAACTCTCACAATATGAGCGCGACGCTGAACGGCAAGGATATAACATCATCGCCGGCGTCGACGAAGCAGGACGAGGGCCTCTGGCAGGCCCTGTCGTTGCTGCAGCCTGTATAATACCCCCACAACACTACATCGAAGGGCTCGACGACTCAAAGAAGCTGTCGCCAAAAAAACGTAAAGCCCTATACGATCTCCTCATCGCAAACCCAAATATCTCCTACGGCGTCGGTATAATAGAACCCGAAATCATCGACGAAATAAATATCTTCCAAGCAACAATATTGGCGATGATCAACGCCGTCGATGCCCTAAAAATACCACCACAATATATCCTCGTCGACGGTCTCTCCCTTCCACACAAAACAATACCTACACAGAAGATAATAAAAGGCGACACGCTGTCATACTCAATAGCAGCAGCATCGATAATCGCTAAAGAAACGCGCGACAACATAATGCTCGA comes from the Waddliaceae bacterium genome and includes:
- the prfA gene encoding peptide chain release factor 1 codes for the protein MKEKIQRLLGRCAEVEEILGDPEVFSDNKRYKALTQEHSYLSDIKDLWEQIESETKGLADNKELAKSEEDEEFLDIINEDITTLESSLGILNHKLETLLVPPDPHDNNNTILEFRAGTGGDEAAIFVGDCVRMYMLYADKQKWKYEQLSCSPSEAGGYKEYVMVFSGKGVHRKLQYEGGTHRVQRVPETETQGRVHTSAITVAIMLEPDEEDDIVIDEKDLRIDTMRASGAGGQHVNTTDSAVRITHIPTGIVSGCKEEKSQHKNKDKAMRLLKAKLLDAEREKQHKERSNARSQQIGSGDRSERIRTYNFSQNRITDHRINLTKYNLENVMNGDLDDFVDALVSHFHQKRLQSEE
- the prmC gene encoding peptide chain release factor N(5)-glutamine methyltransferase, which encodes MKTVQQVLDLTISYLEDNNINHPRRHAEEILAAALDMKRLDIYMNFDRPLSDEELKHCRATLTRCGKGEPIDHIRGSVEFYGTTIAVNSDVLIPRPETELLVDAIAKIIENEDLEGKTLIDMCCGSGCIGIALKKKFPKLDVILSDKEPKALEMAKKNAANNDVAVALCEGDLTEALGDIKADYLVCNPPYVTEEEYNNLDRGVRDYEPKSALVAGRTGLEYYERLEQELPNILKPKALIWLEIGAGQGKHLENIFGSTKWHGAISSKDLSGNDRFFTAQKA
- the ffh gene encoding signal recognition particle protein, with protein sequence MFGAVTEKFGSVFAAIAGKNKLSEDNITDAVRQVRLALLEADVNYSVTKNFIKRVKEKALGDAVMKSVKPGEQFIKVVHDELVALMGGEEPTIDVKGKPAVMMVCGLQGSGKTTQCAKIAHMLQGDEYKKRPLLVACDLQRPAAVEQLKTLGKHVGIDVFAIEGQKKPVKVAKEAVAYAKKNGHDVVIVDTAGRLHVDEELMEELAAIKKAITPNEVLFVANAATGQDAVTTAAEFDARVEMTGTILTMLDGNTRGGAAISITEVTKKPLKFEGIGENVEDLQIFNPESMADRILGMGDTINLVKKAQQHFDEKESGKLEEKLRKATFTYEDYLKQIQTVKKMGSLKSIMKMLPGMGAMKDVDIPEDEFRKVEAMILAMTKEERRGKVDLGISRRRRVARGSGTKIDDINRLRKSFKRAKQFFKNMPHNMKQLEKKMGGAV
- the rpsP gene encoding 30S ribosomal protein S16, giving the protein MALKIRMRRQGRRNRPFYRIVVANSESPRDGRHVEVIGWYNPIEKEDDKILSIDVERVKHWLEAGAQPTEKVEHLIAKVAPEVIKERKQKAVARRETLRAKRKARKSKTTA
- the trmD gene encoding tRNA (guanosine(37)-N1)-methyltransferase TrmD; amino-acid sequence: MQIDIVSLFPEYFAGPFDESMIKRARNNGILDIRHTNIRDYADNKHNRVDDRPYGGGPGMVLMAKPVVEAVRSVKTPESTVIYLSPQGKTLTPAMARELSTKEHLVFLCGHYEGIDERALGAIVDEEISIGDYVVTSGCPAAIVVIDAMARYIPGFLGDEDSAEEDSFENGILDCPHYTRPPEFEGNNVPEVLLSGNHKDIEKWRHEEALKKTKTVRPDLTEKR
- the rplS gene encoding 50S ribosomal protein L19 produces the protein MKNILIESIEKEQLRDDIPEFNVGDTISVHYRIIEGAKERKQIFTGTVIARKGRGLSETVSIHRIAYGEGMERLFLINSPRIAKIEVTRKGKVRRSKLYHLRGSYGKASKVKGLMEGRRKKTTTKKDEAVEAVSVEETTVDAKE
- a CDS encoding ribonuclease HII; amino-acid sequence: MPKNNKRYDELSQYERDAERQGYNIIAGVDEAGRGPLAGPVVAAACIIPPQHYIEGLDDSKKLSPKKRKALYDLLIANPNISYGVGIIEPEIIDEINIFQATILAMINAVDALKIPPQYILVDGLSLPHKTIPTQKIIKGDTLSYSIAAASIIAKETRDNIMLEYHKQYPQYSFDKHKGYPTKTHVACLHEYGPTPIHRMTFKGLRAP